In the Oncorhynchus gorbuscha isolate QuinsamMale2020 ecotype Even-year linkage group LG05, OgorEven_v1.0, whole genome shotgun sequence genome, one interval contains:
- the LOC124036378 gene encoding protein phosphatase Slingshot homolog 1-like isoform X4: protein MVKGAALFLQQGSSPQGQKAHPHHKHAGDLPQHLQVMINILRFEDRIKLAVRLESAWSDRVRYMVVVYTSGRQDTEENILLGIDFSNKDSKSCSVGMVLPLWSDTKIHLDGDGGFSVNTVSRNHVFKPVSVQAMWSALQILHKVCEVSRRYNYFPGGMALTWMGFYESCISSEQSCINEWNAMRDLETLRPDSPTMFVDKPTERERTECLIKAKLRSIMMFQDLENVTSKQIRTELEQHMSCNLMQYKEFIDNEMLLILGQMDKATLIFDHLYLGSEWNASNLEELQDTGVGYILNVTKEIDNFFPGTFSYQNIRVYDEETTDLLAHWNETYNFIVKAKKNHSKCLVHCKMGVSRSASTVIAYVMKEYGWSLEKAYNFVKQKRSITRPNAGFMRQLAEYEGILDASKQRHNKLWRPDRPDPDCDLPEGQQAQCCGREDPGNQTPEPVMSPCYEEALGEKGVAHPLSPCRMINLEVDPAYNNYYFRRLSDSALDSDPSTPVRAPTLLDMERVFIEIEDVERDALLDDEAFGGREGLTHFGQAGEGTAAQTCCRGPEPLEELRLRLEFSTVEEEDEEEVQKEEAEMEALAQPGGRGESAGRGDGEGEVEMVQEEEGEKEGNGLDLVTLNQNSNNNNHFNTLSSLNDTAPSKPAHTVKPSVLSRSDDKPSHGVEILTQDADLCLSTLGRGVGLSVSVEVPSPTFPLSLTSPDTPCSPSLLHPCSLLCDCVNCVTTPSTLLPDAQDSPYSLTSEDRADILEGESEGEEGKLLGVSEALLVPELLSLEKERPAVACNVAQQQETLVQLQRSGLVRRRAERLERLSGLSLEGLHPLELPETPSSGAREDSSPVEGIFSAFPGDFPKSSTPCPVPLEPLLVPLPNETLLGAVGSGVLTPTSSPHGSTLTRSSSSDSIRSVRGKPGLVRQRAQEIETRMRLAGLTIPSSLKRSNSLAKLGSLNFSSEDLCSICSSDAGTLMLRSLSPEPGREWECPTTSTSSSTSTSTFTSTHPRAQRDQTSPERALPGGARS, encoded by the exons ATGGTGAAGGGTGCTGCCCTCTTCCTGCAACAGGGCAGCAGTCCTCAGGGCCAGAAAGCACATCCCCACCACAAACATGCAG GAGACTTACCTCAGCACCTGCAGGTGATGATCAACATTCTTCGCTTCGAGGACCGAATCAAACTG GCGGTGCGGTTGGAGAGTGCCTGGTCAGACAGAGTGCGTTACATGGTGGTGGTGTACACCAGCGGACGACAGGACACAGAGGAGAACATCCTGCTGGGAATAGACTTCAGCAACAAGGACAG TAAAAGCTGTTCCGTTGGCATGGTGCTGCCTTTGTGGAGTGACACCAAGATCCATCTGGATGGAGACGG GGGTTTCAGTGTGAACACAGTGAGCCGGAATCATGTCTTCAAACCTGTGTCTGTACAGGCCATGTG GTCGGCTTTGCAGATCCTCCACAAGGTGTGTGAGGTGTCCCGCAGGTACAACTACTTCCCCGGGGGCATGGCCCTCACCTGGATGGGCTTTTATGAGAGCTGCATCTCCTCTGAGCAGAGCTGCATCAATGAGTGGAATGCCATGAGAGACCTGGAGACCTTGAGGCCTGACTCCCCCACCATGTTTGTTGACAA gcccacagagagggagaggaccgaGTGCCTTATCAAAGCCAAACTCCGAAGCATCATGATGTTCCAGGATCTGGAGAATGTCACCTCTAAACAG ATCCGAACAGAGCTGGAGCAGCATATGAGCTGTAACCTGATGCAGTACAAGGAGTTCATCGACAACGAGATGCTGCTGATCCTGGGCCAGATGGACAAGGCAACACTCATCTTTGATCACCTCTACTTG GGATCTGAATGGAATGCCTCCAATCTGGAGGAGCTTCAGGACACTGG GGTGGGCTATATCCTCAACGTCACCAAGGAGATAGATAACTTCTTCCCAGGAACATTCTCCTACCAGAACATACGTGTCTATGACGAGGAGACTACAGACCTGCTGGCCCACTGGAACGAGACTTACAACTTCATTGTTAAAGCAAA GAAGAACCACTCCAAGTGTCTGGTCCACTGTAAGATGGGCGTCAGCCGCTCGGCCTCCACCGTTATTGCCTACGTCATGAAGGAGTATGGTTGGTCGCTGGAGAAGGCCTACAACTTTGTCAAGCAGAAAAGAAGCATCACACGGCCCAACGCAGGCTTCATGAGACAGCTGGCTGAGTACGAGGGCATCCTGGACGCCAG TAAGCAACGTCACAACAAGCTGTGGCGTCCCGATCGTCCCGACCCAGACTGCGACCTCCCTGAGGGCCAGCAGGCCCAGTGCTGTGGGAGGGAGGACCCAGGTAATCAGACCCCTGAACCGGTGATGTCCCCCTGCTATGAGGAGGCTTTGGGGGAGAAGGGGGTGGcacatcccctctccccctgcagGATGATCAATCTGGAAGTGGACCCCGCTTACAACAACTACTACTTTCGCAGGCTGTCTGACTCGGCCCTGGACAGTGACCCCTCCACGCCGGTGCGCGCTCCGACCCTCCTGGACATGGAGCGGGTCTTTATAGAGATAGAGGACGTGGAGCGGGATGCTCTGCTGGATGACGAGGCCTTTGGGGGGCGAGAAGGCCTTACCCACTTTGGTCAGGCTGGGGAGGGGACAGCGGCCCAGACTTGCTGCCGAGGACCAGAGCCCCTGGAGGAGCTGCGCCTACGTCTGGAGTTCAGCAccgtggaggaggaggacgaggaggaggtgCAGAAAGAGGAGGCAGAGATGGAGGCACTAGCACAgccaggaggaagaggggagagtgcAGGACGAGGGGAtggtgaaggagaggtggagatggttcaggaagaggagggagagaaagagggcaatGGGCTGGACCTGGTAACCCTGAACCAGAACTCCAACAATAACAACCACTTTAATACCCTGTCCAGCCTCAAT GACACTGCTCCTTCCAAACCTGCTCACACAGTCAAGCCTTCAGTCCTCTCTCGATCAGACGACAAGCCCAGCCATGGAGTGGAGATACTGACCCAGGACGCCGATCTCTGCCTTAGCACACTGGGGAGGGGTGTGGGGTTAAGTGTCTCTGTGGAGGTCCCCAGTCCCACGTTTCCTCTCTCACTCACCTCACCCGACACACCCTGTTCCCCCAGCCTGCTACACCCCTGTAGCCTGCTGTGTGACTGTGTCAACTGTGTTACCACACCCTCTACACTTCTACCTGATGCCCAGGACTCCCCTTACTCGCTGACATCTGAGGACAGGGCTGATATTCTGGAGGGTGAATCTGAGGGTGAGGAAGGGAAGCTTTTAGGGGTCTCTGAGGCTCTCCTTGTCCCAGAGCTGCTGAGCCTGGAGAAGGAAAGGCCGGCGGTGGCCTGCAACGTGGCCCAGCAGCAGGAGACTCTAGTGCAGCTACAGAGGTCAGGGCTGGTCCGCCGGAGGgcagagaggctggagaggctgtCAGGTCTGTCCCTAGAGGGGCTTCATCCCCTGGAGCTTCCAGAAACTCCCAGCTCAGGGGCAAGAGAGGACTCCAGTCCTGTGGAGGGGATTTTCTCAGCATTCCCAGGAGACTTCCCCAAGTCCTCCACACCATGCCCAGTACCCCTAGAGCCGCTGCTGGTTCCTCTGCCTAATGAGACCCTGCTGGGGGCAGTGGGATCTGGGGTTCTGACGCCCACCTCCTCCCCCCATGGCTCCACACTGACACGTAGCTCTAGCAGTGACAGCATCCGCAGTGTGAGGGGCAAACCCGGCCTGGTGCGCCAGAGGGCTCAGGAGATCGAGACTCGCATGCGGCTGGCTGGCCTCACCATCCCCTCAAGCCTCAAACGCTCTAACTCACTGGCCAAACTGGGCAGCCTCAATTTCTCTTCTGAAGACCTGTGCTCCATCTGCTCCTCGGACGCTGGCACCCTCATGCTCCGCTCTCTTTCCCCAGAGCCAGGCCGAGAATGGGAGTgccccaccacctccacctcttcctctacctccacctccaccttcacCTCCACTCATCCCAGAGCACAGAgggaccagaccagcccagagaGAGCACTTCCAGGGGGGGCCAGGAGCTga